TGCGCCACCCTTCCCTCAACGCAAACTCCGATATCTTAAATCATCTTTCTGATTCCCCACTGTACATTAAGAATGGCATCAAGATTTACTTGCTATCACGTGATATTGAACAACAGGTAATACCCCAGATAACTTATCCGAGTCCcgtttctgaaagcttcccctccatcgaggttaaacagtggaacttctgtccattcacagtctgtccctctcccagtgcccacaatatcccagataacctgcctgaggtctgatacaataacagtggaacttctgtccattcatcgtctgtctctgtcccactgaTACGCAAAACCCTATTTACCATTTCCGCAGAAGGACAGCACCACTGACAGTTTCATAGATTGATCAAATGGAACCTCCACTGTCGTATAACCAGGATCATGTTAAGGTTTCTATCAGATGTCTCCAGTGCAGTTCAGGGCTGATAGGATTAATTATCAGAGCGAAAATATCACCTTCATcgaaatctccatgttcagtaaatattagaatcaagtgaggatttgaaacttttcACAGCCCTTGttcactttcaagcgaggttttcagcaactgagtttaatttcctgctcgcacctcAATTGAAGCTATGAATTCAATCTCGGAACATTTCactgaatagtaaagtgatattgagaatttgtttttatatcaatacaactaacattgagaaccactttctgtctgttctcattgaagatgttcaacagaaacacaaggaaacactccgggtccaaactgaaacactgagagtgaacacgatcctaacaaaggagaaggttaagattttccagctggtcaatctATACACTGAACTAACGGTCATTTCCACTGTTCGtgatcggacacttgtagaacatgaactgctggcaagaggccgagaccatgaagagtggagaaagaaacatctccggagagaactggaaaaaatccgaactgatcaactgttccagagcagtttttcccggagaaaatccaaatctgggagttcagcagcagtgagcggagtcgcggggattggaaaaacaacaatggtacaaaagattgttcatgactgggccactgggaaagtatacccacactttcaatttgttttcagcttTAGGTTCCGGGATTTGAATGCTATTAtctgtagaataaacctgaggaatctgatactggatctgtatccttactttggaAATATTCTGGGAGaactctggaagaacccagagggattactgtttacattcgatggtttagatgaattcaaggacagtatcaattttgctgacaatcggagaaatacagaacctcagtacatgtgcacagatcctgaagactggtgtgaagtgtctgacattgtgtacagtttattacagcacaagctgctcccaggatgttcagtgctagtgaccagccgccccactgcattacatttattggaaaaggctgagatcagtgtctgggctgaaatccttggatttgttggtgaggaacggaaggaatatttcaacaagttttttgaagatcagtcggtggcagcagctgttttcaatcatgtggaggagaacgagatcctgtacaccatgtgttacaacccttcctactgctggatcctcggtctgtcactgggtcccttcttcacacaaagggaaaggAAACAGCAGCgtgttcccaagaccatcacccaactatattcctactatatttacaacattctgaaaaaccatggccgagagattgaatccccccgtgatgtgttactgaagatcggtgagatggcttTCACTGGGGTCTCCAAGAAGAAGATTGTGTtcagaaatggagatttgatcaagtacaatctgcaaccttcccagttcctgtctgggttcatgatggaacttttggagagagatgattctgcccagagtgtggtttacacattcccgcacctcaccatccaagagtttgtagctgcactcgcacaattcctgactgcagatccaggggacatccggaaactcctcagtgaagcccacaacaaggaagatgggagatttgagatatttctccgttttgttgttggtctctcctcctcacagtcagctcggcccctggaggagtttctgggtccatttcttcatcaaacgatctgcggagtgattgactgggtgaaggagaaggttgaaggacagATTGGAAAGACAGAGCGTGAAACTGGGAAAAggaacctcctgaacacattccactacctgtttgagtctcagaataaaacactggctcgggtcacagtgggatctgtggaaacacttacaTTTCATGGATTgggactgaccccgattgactgtgcggtgctgtctcatgtcatttgactctgtgatacaataaaacacctcAATCTGGGGGGCTGCTCCATTcggtgtgaaggactccagcggccGAGATCCGtactgcacaaatgccaggtgttgaggtgaatgattatttgtctctaactgtcaggccaattgtagaacagtcacggattgtattgCTGATCCgaaatgaagggaaacaaacagttcagttaaaccagagagaaacagattcaacacaaatatgacaaatgataagaggatcggttagtaattccctcaggactggagaatctaaaatggatccttgtgaacaaTTCGGGATTTCACAATTTTTATccgatcagtaaatacaggtcacggaaagagtctgataatttaattgtaATAAATGATATTTATTGTTGTTTTTCTCACTGACTGAGATGCGTCCATTGAAgaggctccttctcactgttacttACAAGTAGATCGACACTAAttgcagcagtctgtgtgtcggagcatcccaccctcttaccgaggtgtgggggcaagtgacagtcaccgga
This Heptranchias perlo isolate sHepPer1 unplaced genomic scaffold, sHepPer1.hap1 HAP1_SCAFFOLD_55, whole genome shotgun sequence DNA region includes the following protein-coding sequences:
- the LOC137315436 gene encoding NACHT, LRR and PYD domains-containing protein 12-like, coding for MNIGRGLSEIPSHLKDVQQKHKETLRVQTETLRVNTILTKEKVKIFQLVNLYTELTVISTVRDRTLVEHELLARGRDHEEWRKKHLRRELEKIRTDQLFQSSFSRRKSKSGSSAAVSGVAGIGKTTMVQKIVHDWATGKVYPHFQFVFSFRFRDLNAIICRINLRNLILDLYPYFGNILGELWKNPEGLLFTFDGLDEFKDSINFADNRRNTEPQYMCTDPEDWCEVSDIVYSLLQHKLLPGCSVLVTSRPTALHLLEKAEISVWAEILGFVGEERKEYFNKFFEDQSVAAAVFNHVEENEILYTMCYNPSYCWILGLSLGPFFTQRERKQQRVPKTITQLYSYYIYNILKNHGREIESPRDVLLKIGEMAFTGVSKKKIVFRNGDLIKYNLQPSQFLSGFMMELLERDDSAQSVVYTFPHLTIQEFVAALAQFLTADPGDIRKLLSEAHNKEDGRFEIFLRFVVGLSSSQSARPLEEFLGPFLHQTICGVIDWVKEKVEGQIGKTERETGKRNLLNTFHYLFESQNKTLARVTVGSVETLTFHGLGLTPIDCAVLSHVI